One region of Aminivibrio sp. genomic DNA includes:
- a CDS encoding thioredoxin domain-containing protein, translated as MVELTKENFDAEVKESALPVLVDFWGPKCGPCMALLPNVHKMAEEYEGKVKFCSVDVSGNRRVAIANKVMGLPTFLFWKDGAEVARISGGDVTLEKIRENVEALLK; from the coding sequence ATGGTTGAATTGACGAAGGAGAATTTTGACGCCGAGGTCAAGGAGAGCGCTCTTCCCGTGCTCGTTGACTTCTGGGGCCCCAAGTGCGGTCCCTGCATGGCGCTGCTCCCAAACGTCCACAAGATGGCGGAGGAGTACGAAGGCAAAGTGAAGTTCTGTTCCGTGGATGTTTCCGGGAACCGGAGAGTTGCCATCGCGAACAAGGTCATGGGGCTTCCCACGTTCCTGTTCTGGAAGGACGGCGCGGAAGTCGCCAGGATCAGCGGCGGAGATGTGACCCTGGAAAAGATCAGGGAAAACGTGGAGGCTCTTCTGAAGTAG
- the grdA gene encoding glycine/sarcosine/betaine reductase complex selenoprotein A — protein MAKLAGKKVLLLGERDGVPGPAMEACLKDSGADIVFSVTECFVUTAAGAMDLQNQQRIKDAAEKYGPENVVVILGSSDAEGAEIYAETVSNGDPTFAGPLAGVQSGLAVYHVFEQEIRDECDANAWEEQISMMEMVLDPEKLSEAVSGIRAQFSKYAL, from the coding sequence ATGGCCAAACTGGCAGGTAAAAAAGTTCTGCTGCTCGGTGAGCGCGACGGCGTTCCCGGCCCCGCCATGGAAGCATGCCTGAAGGACAGCGGCGCCGATATCGTCTTCTCGGTGACCGAATGCTTCGTCTGAACCGCCGCAGGAGCCATGGATCTGCAGAACCAGCAGCGCATCAAGGATGCCGCTGAGAAGTACGGCCCGGAAAACGTGGTCGTCATTCTGGGTTCCTCCGATGCCGAAGGCGCGGAAATTTACGCCGAAACGGTAAGCAACGGAGACCCCACCTTTGCAGGTCCCCTGGCCGGAGTCCAGTCTGGACTCGCCGTATACCATGTCTTTGAACAGGAGATTCGGGACGAATGCGATGCAAACGCCTGGGAAGAGCAGATCAGCATGATGGAAATGGTGCTCGACCCCGAGAAACTGTCTGAAGCCGTGAGCGGCATTCGGGCACAGTTCAGCAAGTACGCCCTATAA
- the grdD gene encoding glycine/sarcosine/betaine reductase complex component C subunit alpha, which translates to MSDIRKLIGEALAEIVSDARSGGPRISVGLMAAGSELGAEELARGARLAQENSARIGVVMIGPRIPGFEDLAWIETPDCEEDVAKAMEEALSDGRIAGAVALHYPFPLGVTTIGRVLTPGRGRPMILASSTGTSAAGRVEAMVRNALYGIAAAKAIGLDNPSVGILNVDGAQLAYKTLNSLKEKGYPISFGASIRKDGGAVLRGNDILAGAVDICVTDTLTGNVLMKMFSSFTTGGSYESLGWGYGPSAGEGWNRVISIISRASGAPVIAGALEYTARAAAGNLPEKVAAELAAARKAGLDAVLEGLARKASSADQVTAPPAEPTDEEIHGVDVLSIEDGVKVLWKEGIYAESSMGCTGPVIKVPGKHLGRAEDILRAGGYI; encoded by the coding sequence ATGTCTGATATCAGGAAGCTCATAGGCGAAGCCCTGGCGGAAATCGTATCCGATGCCCGATCGGGAGGACCCCGGATATCCGTGGGTCTCATGGCCGCGGGCAGCGAGCTCGGGGCGGAAGAACTCGCCCGGGGCGCCAGGCTGGCCCAGGAAAATTCGGCCCGGATAGGGGTGGTCATGATCGGTCCTAGGATCCCCGGCTTCGAGGACCTGGCATGGATCGAGACCCCGGACTGCGAGGAGGACGTGGCGAAGGCCATGGAAGAAGCCCTTTCCGATGGGCGGATCGCCGGCGCCGTGGCGCTCCATTATCCCTTCCCCCTTGGTGTCACCACCATCGGAAGGGTTCTGACTCCAGGCAGAGGCAGACCCATGATCCTAGCCTCGTCCACCGGTACCTCCGCGGCGGGCAGGGTGGAGGCAATGGTCAGGAACGCCCTGTACGGCATCGCGGCCGCAAAGGCCATCGGCCTGGACAATCCTTCGGTGGGAATCCTCAACGTGGACGGTGCCCAGCTTGCCTATAAAACCCTCAATTCCCTGAAGGAGAAGGGATACCCCATTTCTTTCGGCGCCAGCATAAGGAAAGACGGAGGCGCTGTCCTCAGGGGGAACGACATTCTTGCCGGAGCCGTGGATATCTGCGTCACCGACACCCTCACGGGGAACGTGCTGATGAAGATGTTCTCCTCCTTCACCACTGGGGGATCCTACGAATCCCTCGGGTGGGGCTACGGTCCCTCGGCGGGAGAGGGGTGGAACAGAGTTATCTCCATCATCTCGAGGGCTTCCGGAGCCCCGGTCATCGCGGGCGCCCTGGAATATACCGCCAGGGCCGCGGCGGGCAATTTGCCGGAAAAGGTGGCGGCGGAGCTTGCCGCTGCCCGGAAGGCAGGCCTGGACGCCGTGCTCGAAGGGCTCGCCCGGAAAGCCTCCTCCGCGGACCAGGTGACCGCTCCTCCAGCTGAACCGACCGACGAGGAAATCCACGGCGTGGACGTCCTGTCCATCGAAGACGGCGTCAAGGTTCTCTGGAAAGAGGGGATTTATGCCGAATCTTCCATGGGATG
- the grdC gene encoding glycine/sarcosine/betaine reductase complex component C subunit beta produces MATAGIKGYAYCLNHAPETGFHYGNTPFIERETKGETEFLRELPSFMQKYEEARDYAPNQAYIGGIGLEALENTPQPWYVNRMAGSNRYGTYGEIMPEDEFLGLMDICDVFDIIWLDASFAASVREKLAASPVMNDKLLARLEAGHSADEIAHETAHKKALPLYFNGKVVGCARNGHEVDDCLFAYVLLENIACKAGGVLSLLHLLKNTGMAPEEVDFVIECSEEGAGDMNQRAGGNFAKAIAEIAGCVNASGCDVRSFCAGPVNAMIAGAAQVASGARKNCVVLAGGAVPKLYMNGRDHVKKKMPALEDCLGNFAVLLVPDDGTYPVMRLDVLGKHTVGAGSSPQAVTTALILDPLEKAGLSFMDVDKYAAELHINEITLPAGAGDVPLANIKMTAALAVTKKAIEKADMMTFVKERGVTGFAHTQGHIPSGVPFVGHACEALKAGTMKRAMIIGKGSLFLARLTNLADGASFLLEPPSGKAETGAAVSKDDIKALLLEVLSELSGKL; encoded by the coding sequence ATGGCCACCGCAGGAATCAAAGGATACGCCTACTGCCTGAACCACGCTCCCGAAACAGGATTCCATTACGGAAACACGCCGTTCATCGAACGAGAGACGAAGGGTGAGACCGAGTTCCTTCGGGAATTGCCGTCCTTCATGCAGAAATACGAGGAAGCCCGGGACTATGCCCCCAACCAGGCCTACATCGGCGGCATCGGCCTCGAGGCCCTGGAAAACACCCCGCAGCCCTGGTACGTCAACAGGATGGCCGGTTCAAACCGCTACGGGACCTATGGTGAGATCATGCCCGAGGATGAGTTCCTCGGCCTTATGGATATATGCGACGTCTTCGACATCATCTGGCTGGATGCCTCCTTCGCCGCCTCGGTCAGGGAAAAGCTCGCCGCAAGCCCGGTGATGAACGACAAATTGCTCGCCCGCCTCGAGGCAGGCCATTCCGCCGACGAGATTGCCCACGAGACCGCTCACAAAAAAGCCCTTCCCCTGTACTTCAACGGAAAGGTCGTGGGCTGCGCCAGAAACGGCCACGAGGTGGACGACTGCCTCTTCGCCTACGTGCTGCTCGAGAACATCGCCTGCAAGGCCGGGGGAGTGCTCTCCCTCCTGCACCTGCTGAAGAATACGGGCATGGCCCCCGAAGAGGTGGATTTCGTCATCGAGTGCTCCGAGGAAGGCGCAGGCGACATGAATCAGCGAGCCGGAGGCAACTTCGCAAAGGCCATCGCCGAGATCGCCGGGTGCGTCAACGCCAGCGGCTGCGACGTCCGGAGCTTCTGTGCCGGTCCTGTCAACGCCATGATCGCCGGTGCGGCCCAGGTGGCCTCCGGCGCACGGAAGAACTGCGTCGTGCTCGCGGGCGGCGCCGTACCAAAACTCTACATGAACGGCCGCGACCACGTAAAGAAGAAGATGCCGGCCCTGGAGGACTGCCTCGGGAACTTTGCCGTGCTCCTCGTTCCCGACGACGGAACGTACCCCGTCATGAGGCTCGACGTCCTCGGCAAGCACACCGTTGGCGCCGGATCGTCCCCCCAGGCGGTGACCACGGCTCTCATCCTCGATCCCCTGGAGAAGGCGGGGCTTTCCTTCATGGACGTTGACAAGTACGCCGCCGAGCTCCACATCAACGAAATCACCCTTCCTGCGGGCGCGGGGGATGTCCCCCTGGCGAACATCAAGATGACCGCCGCTCTTGCCGTTACAAAGAAAGCCATCGAGAAGGCCGACATGATGACCTTCGTCAAGGAGCGGGGTGTTACCGGCTTCGCCCACACCCAGGGGCACATCCCCTCGGGAGTGCCCTTCGTGGGGCACGCCTGCGAGGCGCTGAAGGCGGGAACCATGAAACGGGCCATGATCATCGGGAAGGGAAGCCTCTTCCTCGCAAGGCTCACGAACCTTGCCGACGGCGCCTCCTTCCTTCTTGAGCCTCCTTCCGGAAAAGCGGAAACGGGAGCAGCTGTTTCCAAAGACGACATCAAGGCCCTTCTCCTGGAGGTTCTCTCGGAACTGTCAGGAAAGCTGTAG
- the grdB gene encoding glycine reductase complex selenoprotein B, translated as MVSYRIIHYINQFYAGIGGEEKADIAPEIREGIVGPGTALKAALGADAEIVATVICGDSYFASNMEKAGAEIIDMMKKYKPDAVVAGPAFNAGRYGTACGAVCEAAVKQLRIPAVSGMYPENPGVEMYKKSFYIVETPDSAAGMRKAIPAMAALVLKLLKGEKLGTPAEEGYIERGVRKNKFYDKLAAERAVDMFTAKLKGEPFVTEYPMPVFDRVAPNPAIKDMKNAVIALVTSGGICPKGNPDHIEASSASKFGEYDITGVMDLTADRYCTAHGGYDATYADQDADRVLPVDVLRDMEKEGVFKKLHNKFYTTVGNGTAVASAKKFGAEIARRLIADGVTAVILTSTUGTCTRCGATMVKEIERAGLPVVHVCTIVPISLTVGANRIVPAIAIPHPLGDPTRTMEEEKEIRRRLVEKSLKALQTEISEQTVFAD; from the coding sequence ATTGTGTCATACCGGATCATTCATTATATAAACCAGTTCTACGCCGGCATCGGAGGCGAAGAGAAAGCGGACATCGCTCCCGAGATCCGCGAGGGAATAGTCGGGCCCGGAACGGCTCTGAAGGCGGCTCTCGGAGCCGATGCTGAAATAGTGGCCACCGTGATCTGCGGCGACTCCTACTTCGCCTCCAACATGGAGAAGGCAGGCGCCGAGATCATCGACATGATGAAGAAGTACAAGCCCGACGCCGTGGTGGCAGGGCCCGCCTTCAACGCCGGCCGCTACGGAACCGCCTGCGGCGCCGTGTGCGAGGCAGCGGTGAAGCAGCTCCGCATTCCTGCGGTCTCCGGAATGTATCCCGAGAATCCCGGCGTGGAGATGTACAAAAAGAGCTTTTACATCGTGGAAACTCCGGACAGCGCCGCAGGCATGAGGAAAGCGATACCCGCCATGGCGGCCCTCGTCCTGAAGCTCCTGAAGGGCGAGAAGCTCGGCACCCCCGCGGAGGAAGGTTATATCGAACGGGGCGTCAGGAAGAACAAGTTCTACGACAAGCTCGCCGCCGAGCGGGCGGTGGACATGTTCACCGCCAAACTGAAGGGAGAGCCCTTCGTCACCGAGTATCCCATGCCCGTATTCGACAGGGTGGCCCCCAATCCGGCGATCAAGGACATGAAGAACGCGGTCATCGCCCTGGTCACCTCCGGCGGCATTTGCCCCAAGGGCAACCCCGACCACATCGAGGCATCCAGCGCCAGCAAGTTCGGCGAGTACGACATCACCGGCGTTATGGACCTCACCGCCGACCGCTACTGCACGGCCCACGGCGGCTACGACGCCACCTACGCCGATCAGGACGCCGACAGGGTCCTCCCCGTGGACGTTCTTCGCGACATGGAGAAGGAAGGCGTTTTCAAGAAACTCCACAACAAGTTCTACACCACCGTGGGCAACGGCACGGCGGTGGCGAGCGCCAAGAAGTTCGGCGCCGAGATAGCCCGGAGGCTCATCGCCGACGGAGTGACCGCCGTCATCCTCACATCCACCTGAGGAACCTGCACTCGTTGCGGCGCAACGATGGTCAAGGAAATCGAGCGTGCAGGCCTGCCCGTGGTTCACGTGTGCACCATAGTTCCCATCTCCCTCACCGTGGGAGCCAACAGGATCGTTCCCGCCATTGCCATCCCCCATCCTCTCGGCGACCCCACCAGGACCATGGAGGAAGAGAAGGAAATCCGGCGCCGCCTGGTGGAGAAATCCCTGAAGGCGCTTCAGACGGAGATTTCCGAGCAGACGGTGTTTGCCGACTGA
- a CDS encoding glycine/sarcosine/betaine reductase component B subunit has protein sequence MRLELHKVKINKLAWGEKTFVRGGVLTVNREELLSVLAGDERLAKVDVDLALPGESVRILPVKDVVEPRFKMEGPGGVFPGMVSDVESVGEGKTLVLSGAAVVTTGKIVRFQEGIIDMSGPGADYTPYSRTCNVVIILENVEGIDKHDYETACRMAGLKAAAYLAEKCLGTPADEVETYETPCLRDAMAAHPGLPKVAYLYMLQSQGLLHDTYLYGVDVKKILPTFLNPTEVMDGAIVSGNCVSACDKNNTYSHQNNPVIHHMFRRHGKDFNFLGCIVTNENVTLADKKRSSSYSVKLAKTLGVDGLLISEEGFGNPDADLIMNCWKAERAGIKTTLLTDEYAGQDGASQSLADSCPEGDACVTAGNANEVIVLPPMKKVIGVPEEANVIAGGWQGSLAADGTITVELQAILGATSELGFTKLGAYTI, from the coding sequence ATGAGACTCGAGCTGCACAAAGTGAAGATCAACAAGCTGGCCTGGGGAGAAAAGACTTTCGTCCGGGGCGGCGTGCTGACTGTGAACAGGGAGGAACTCCTTTCCGTTCTCGCCGGCGATGAACGGCTTGCGAAGGTGGATGTGGACCTTGCTCTACCCGGCGAAAGCGTCCGCATTCTTCCCGTGAAGGACGTAGTAGAGCCCCGCTTCAAGATGGAAGGCCCCGGCGGAGTGTTCCCGGGCATGGTGTCCGACGTGGAATCCGTCGGTGAGGGCAAGACCCTCGTCCTTTCCGGAGCCGCCGTCGTGACCACAGGAAAGATCGTCCGCTTCCAGGAAGGCATCATCGACATGAGCGGCCCAGGGGCCGACTATACGCCGTACTCCCGGACCTGCAACGTGGTGATTATCCTCGAAAACGTCGAGGGGATCGACAAGCACGATTACGAGACCGCCTGCAGAATGGCGGGGCTGAAGGCTGCGGCGTACCTTGCCGAGAAGTGCCTCGGCACGCCCGCCGACGAGGTTGAGACCTACGAGACGCCCTGCCTCAGGGACGCCATGGCGGCTCACCCCGGACTGCCGAAAGTCGCCTATCTCTACATGCTCCAGTCCCAGGGGCTTCTTCACGACACCTACCTCTACGGCGTGGACGTGAAAAAAATCCTTCCCACCTTCCTCAACCCCACGGAAGTCATGGACGGAGCCATCGTCTCGGGCAACTGCGTGTCAGCCTGCGACAAGAACAACACCTACTCCCACCAGAACAACCCGGTGATCCACCACATGTTCAGGCGCCACGGCAAGGACTTCAACTTCCTCGGCTGCATCGTCACCAACGAAAACGTGACCCTCGCCGACAAGAAGAGAAGCTCCTCCTACTCCGTCAAGCTGGCGAAGACCCTCGGCGTGGACGGCCTCCTCATCTCCGAGGAAGGCTTCGGCAACCCTGACGCCGACCTGATCATGAACTGCTGGAAAGCCGAGCGGGCCGGAATCAAGACCACCCTTCTTACCGACGAATACGCCGGCCAGGACGGTGCGAGCCAGTCCCTCGCCGACTCCTGCCCCGAGGGCGATGCCTGCGTTACCGCCGGAAACGCCAATGAAGTGATCGTTCTTCCTCCCATGAAGAAGGTCATCGGCGTTCCCGAGGAAGCCAACGTCATTGCCGGAGGCTGGCAGGGATCCCTCGCCGCCGACGGCACCATCACCGTGGAGCTCCAGGCCATTCTCGGAGCCACCAGCGAGCTCGGCTTCACGAAACTCGGAGCCTACACCATCTGA